tagtggcagaattttcatttttgggggaactatgcctttaatacCACCTGCCTCATAGCAAGTagaaaatacatacaaaaagtTTTAGCATTTTAAAATTGGCTTGTCTCACCATTTATACAACAAAAGATCATTTTTAAAAGTCTGAATTAAAGTCATAAAAACCGAAGAGTGGAAAACTACAACATTGGCTGTAATAGCCCCGTGTACCCGTCCAAAGCTGCTGTACTCCAGTGATGGACATTTACAGAGCCGGCCAGGGTGCGTTCGCCATAAAACACAAATGGAGAAAGTCAACCAGTAAAAAGCCGCGTCTAACAGTTGGCATTTTCCCCAGCACTACTTCGACTAAATCTTGACTGTTGAATGCCGGTTTTGTTTGGAGAACTATTTCTCGGCCGAGCTGCGAGACTATTCAAACAGTGCGCCTGTAAAAGACACCAAACGCTATTCTGTCAGATTCTTCTCTAAGTCTTACATTTATTATTCCCGTACCAAATAACCCTGCAAAAAAGCAGCCgaacccagaaaatgtgaaCCCGGAGGACGCACAAGGGAGCGCTTTGAAAGCCCATGACCGTAATTACAGAAGATATGAATATCTTTGATCCGTGCTTGAGAGGTGGGCTGGCGGGACGGACGCCGCGAGGGGGCTCTTTCTGTTAATTCACTCTCTCCGTTATAGAACTGAAGGTGAGAGCAATTTGAATCTCTTCACGGACACATAAGCAGGAATCTTGAAAGGCGACAGTAACCGAATACAGAAGGTCCAAAGGGGTGGTTTTGTTGCGCGCAAAGGGGAGAATTTGCCACGTTATCAGGTACGACCTGAGCTCGGATGAATGCAGGCCTTTGTTTACTTGCCAAGGTCTATAAAGGGAAACTTTGGGTTCTGTTCTTCCTCTTGCTTTTCCTCTTGTAGGGGTGAGATGCCCAAGCCACCTGTTGAGGAATCGTATGCAAAAACCCAAAAAAGATGCATCATGGGTAAATATCATCTGCACTTTCAATGCAAACCGGAAGCTGACTCCCTTTTCGTGAACTGTTGGTTTGAATAATCGATCAAGAAATGTACTGTAACAATAATCTCAAGTTCATTCTGCAATAGTTCAGTCGCGAGTTAAAgttttgtcatcattaactTCCCACATGTCACTCGAAAACGTTTTTCTAGTGGaatacaaatttatacagattttaagGGAGTGTCTCAAAAGTGCACTACTGGCATTCATATAACGGTTCATATGTTTTGTTTGAGAGCATCGTTTGGGAGCTCAGAAGACCCACAACCATCAAGTCCATCAGCATTTACAGTCTTTGGCGAAGGGGGACGACAAAAGAGACCCGAACAATGCCCTGACCTTGTCTGTGTGTTGTCATGACGACAGGGCGCAGTTTGTAGGGTGAGTGGTTGAAAACAGAACCCTGCTGAGGAGAGCAGTTAACAACTTTTAAAAGGTAAAGGAGACACATCCCTCACGGCATCCAAAACTCATTCACCGCCAATGTCACCGGGAACATACTGAGTGTGTAATTACAGCCACGGTGATTTCTGACTTCCTCTGACATTTCGTGCTGCCAGTCTCGGTTTAATATCTTTCCCCAGGTCAGCGTTTGGAGATTcaacagatttaaaaaattgaGAAATATCACAATGCATTTCGCCCTATGAgtgatatttattatttgtccagtgttatttttaattactgatattacaaaaatgtagcaTAAAACATGTCCATTTTGTCAACAAGGATCCAAGAAAACAAGCAGCACTAAACGACGAGGCTCAAGATGAAGCGTTAATCGTTTATGATCCATAATTCACTTATGTGATTACAGAGTTATGGCTCTGTCACGGGCGCTTATTATAAGGTTTTGTGGAGGAATGCTTAGTAAACATCAATGAATGTGACGACTGTATGCATCTAAGCCCTCAGATAAACATGTATGACGTCAGCGTGGAACGCTATAGTCGTGTTGAACTCTTGAAAGCAAGTCACTGTAGACAGGAGAGGTGCTAAGTTGCCTCATTGATATGCACCATCAATGTATAATGACACACAGGTAAGAACAGGTGAAGGAAAGGTTCAGTCTTCTGAGGGTGTGTCTATACATGTATAagagtcttaaagggacagttcacccaaaaatgaaaatcctgtcatagtttactcaccctcttgttgttccagttctgtatacatttctttgttctgctaaacacagagaaagatatttggaagaatgaacagttcttggccaccactgaataaaaaaggaaaaattacaatggtagtccaaagtgccccagaactgtttactttactaaattcttcaaaatatcttctttaaaaatatctttacaAAAGaaaatcctactatggtagtcaatggtggccaagaactgtttagttacaagcattcttacaaatatcttttctgtgtccatcagaacaaagacatttattcaggtttggaCCAACTTGGCGGTAagtaaataatggcagaatttttcattttttggtgaactgttcctttaagatgccCACATGCAGCAACTCAATTCTGAGTTAAAATACAGCACACAAATGATAAGTTTTCTGTTACTTTTAAGGCGCATGTTTATCCTTACAGTATATTGCTTGACAgccccagtccccattcactgtCACTATATCGAACAAGAGCGAAAAATATACTGtgttacaaaaaacacatttcgtGTTCCATGTAAGAATGGCACAagggtaaataaatattatttctttAAAGTGAATCGTCTAGGTCTGTTGGTGGTTCAAATAATTAAAGCCACACACTAATGCTACTGACCGCCACAGTAATGTGCAGAGGTTAATGAATACCAATTTGTTAAAGGCTTTTACTGCATCAACACAAAGAATTAGCTCATGCTTTGTGAACTATACAAAATGTTATCAAGCCTCTGGTTTtgttatgtgttttgttaaCGAAGCACCATTTCAAATTTATAAGCtttcaatcatttaaataaagtctAGCTCAAGTCCACCCATCAGATTCATCAGAAACTTTTGGTGCACCAACGCTTGCATGATCCTAAACCCGTCAGGTGGCTGGAGGTACAGAAGAGCAGGTGGCTGCTGTCTAAGCCATCTAAAGCCCATCTTGATGAGCTCATCCTCTTAAGGTTAACCCCTCCCTGAGCCTCGGCTGTCCAGAGGGAGAACGCCATCGACActgataaacaaaaaacatgtctTACTCTACTTGTGGATGGTGACACCATATGGCAAGCTGGCTGTGAACAGATAAGAAGGGATCTTAGATTAGTTTGTAGGCAAATCTGGAGATGAGGTAGGGGGTGGGCTACATTgtgaggttattttgtgtttagatGGTGATGATTTGGTAGTTTTTGGTAATATTAATTGCAGTTTATCGATCACATTGGGTCTAATTTATTAATTGTGTGTCTTTACCAGAACAGTTCCACTAAGGTTTCTTATAGATTTACGGTCAAATTCAAACTACAAAAATCACAAGAAATGTCACAAAAGCTCCAGGTGGACATCAAATTAAAGAATGTGCATCATAGATCTTAATCTGGAAACTCTTctgcattaaagggacagttcacccaaaaataaacattctgtcatcatttattcacccttcaagttgttccaaatctcttagttctgatgaacgcagagaaagatatttggaagaaaagTACTtcgccaccattgactaccatataggaaaaaatacaatggtagtcaaaagtgcccttcgactgtttgctttcctatattcttctaaatatcttcttctgtgttcaacggaacaaagaaatgtattaagCAATCTCACCGTTGGGGTGAACTGATCCTTTAAAAGCTATAACAAATAAGAAAGGAACATTTCTGTGGAACACCTGTTGAAGTAAAGGACACCCAATGAGCGTGAATAATTGGCGTGTGTATAtcagtgtgtttatgtgtttttacaTAACTCAACCGTATCATATGTTGGTACTGGTACTTTTGTTCTGTTTGTCCTATACATGATGACTGCACAAACATAATACACAACACCTAAACCTTTCTTTAAAAGCCACTAATCCCATGAGCCCTTGCACAACCAGTTTGTATTGTTAAGTTCTTGATTGTAAACACGAACATATCAGCTGACCCACCACAAGCCAGTGTTATCTATTCAATGATATACTGTATCGAACTGAAAACAAACAGCCACAGAGATGAACGTTTGCTATCCATCATTAACTAGGTAGGCTAATGCGtttgttaaaggtgctgtgtgtcattttttggaggatctattgacagaaatgcaatataatatacacagctatttattcagaggtgtataaagaccttacgtaatgaagcgttatgcttttattaccttagaatgagctatttctatctacatacatcgcGGGGGATTCACCTACAGTAGCTcttaacggacaaactgcactacagagcgcgtttcgtaaatacgttatctccttcggcaaagaagtgaaaacgtgacgatatctttttcctgtgtcagccaccgtagtgcttcaaaagggaggggtggagtgagccgttggttgcaattcgcaacctcaccgctagatgccgctaaatttcatatacCGGACCGATAATATTATGTGGCACAGAAGCAGATAGCTAAACACACTGATGCCACGCTGAGGTTTCAGAGCACTAGCTAATTGTCTTTGTGACTCAGACCCTTGAGACAGACTAGCTGAGCCCACTCTTTTCATTCAACTAATACCGGATCTATTTAACCCTGATACCTAGGTTAGCATCTGGACATTACAGCCAATGAGAGCCCCAGAGACACTTAAACTAGCCTGTGATCTTCCTACTATTTTTCCATCAACAAgactcaaaattattttttaaacaaagatttaaaaTTAGACATGGAGATGAATGGACTTCGTGCCATTGAAGAGCACTTCACGTatgacaatatacagtatatatcatgCATAATATCAATGCAGTTTGCACTAGTGTCACGCAGTACGTCCCTATAGACTGATGATAAGAACCGCCTGCTTAGACAGAAATAGTCTGACTGACATGTaaaacaaccaatcacagtatgttttgtttttacatgcTGTCAAGGGCAGGGTTaatctgaaataaaaatggCACAGTCTTTATgaagagatactgtatatagaacaTTTACGTTAAAAAAATGTGCGCGTTTACAGAATTTCGGTCCATTCAAATGTGATAAGAACTGATAAAAGTGGGATTGAAAAGCATCAGTCTTCAGGGTTGTGCAAAGCCACCCAATCAGATTACAGTTTGCTAGATCAAGAAAGTGCTTTCCATATACATCAGATATAGGGTTGGACAATATATTGAATATCAGGTAAATATAGACATAATATTTTAACGATATTAAATTACTTATGAATATCAAATAATGTTCAAAATTTAGATTAATGTGCCAAGGATGACACCAATAGGCAATAGGCACCAAGTCTGTTAAATCTGTATCCCAGTTATTCatcttaaaaaatacataaaaagcaAGCATACCAGTTAACATCGTAAGAATTCCTCTCTGAATAATGTAAGGACTGGACAAAATGTGAAGCTATATTGAGAGCTGATTTAAAGAGGCTCTACACAAGCGCTGAATCACCAGCCTGTGGCCATCAAACCAAGAAAAGCAAAGATCCAGCAAATGGATGAGGatcacaaacacaaactctAAAGTGAGCACAAAAGAGGTCCTCAATACAGATcgagtacacaaacacacacgcacgcacgcacgcacgcacgcacgcacgcacgcacgcacacacacacacacacacacacacacacacacacacattctgcacacacaaacagagcaaATGTTAAACACCTGGACTAACAGGTACTGTCgacatatacatttatattgtgtccatctctctctcgctgACCGTCagacacaaacaacaaacaagttTTACAGAAGGCTTTTCTTACCTGGTCATCTACTTTGTGGGCTATTATAGTGGCGCCTTCCTCCAGTTCTGCATCGCTCAATGGGCGAATTCGCAGGGCCACCTGGGAAATAGAAAAAATGACCACGAAAAGTTTCAAGTAAAGCAgttttttactttagtttaaAGTTATTGAAAAACAGAAACCGTAAATATGAAGTCTgttcttgaaaaatgttttacataacTTGGTAATTTAATGTGATGCTGTTGAACTCGAACAAAAGTCCATTGAATATCCAAATAACTGTTGGGGCCACAGTACAGCACATAAAGGCAGTCGTCACTAACAAGAGGCCATTATGAAACAAGCAATGATGTTTTCAAGGATGGTTCCCTCAGCACTcggaacaaaagaagatagtagAGGGCCACTGATGAACACTGATGCAATTTCTTCTCATTACTTATATGTCAAGGAcacttttgtttaaataatgagGATCAACCACTGTGCATTGACAGCCGGTGATGCAAAGATGCTGAAATTCTAGTAGATTTAATAATATAGTAATTATTACAGCTGAAGGCTTAAAGATATTAAAGCTGAATGTCATAGCCTGATACAGTAATTCTGACATTGCTCATAGTCAATACTCTTGTGGTAAAGTTACCCCTTGATTTCGTCACCTATGAGTGTAACAACCGTTTTAGCTAGTCATTATTATTAGGATTGGTATGATCCGTACTACCCGTTAAAACTCGTGTAGGAAAAGTACACCAACGTACCCCATGTCAATTCTACCCCAACTAAAACACGAATGATGTCTTAGTGGAAAAAGAGAAAGGGAACTTAAACTGCCCCTGTGAATAATTAAGAGGGGGGCAAAGGATCACTAAAAAGCGGGTATTAAGCTCCCAAAGAGCCTTTCTGTCAGACTGTCAAGAGTGATGTCATGTGGGTTTAAATGTAGCCTACAGGCAGTCTGAGAATAAAATGGGAATTTACAACAGATTACATCAATAGTCAATAAcaagcagcacattcaacttaaatagcctaattcAAATATTAACGGACAAAACTAAAACTTTGGAAAACGGACTTCTCCCTTTATTCAGGAATAAAACTAAAGATGTAGcctattaaacattttatatagCCTGTGTATTTGCAGAACAGTCTAATGTACAGGTTAGCCTAAATATTATTGACATGACACACTGAATAGTCAACAAACTATCATTAGCATAAACGCATGCCAACAAGACAGATTTCAAAATTAAACGAATATTTACTGCACTTACAGTCAGCTGCTGATCTTTTGATTCTCCGGTGTCCTTCATCGTGATGTTTCGCTCGGTTATTTGTAAACTAAAACACACGCGTTACATTAGGAATGCGCAACATAGCCTACGCCACACTTACATAATAAATGTAACAACTCGCGTGCCAGGTTCTGCGCGACGCTCTGAATTCACCTGCGCTTCACTCGGTCATAGATGATAATACAACACTGAACGATAAAACACGACTCCCGAGACTCTTAAAGCCCTAAAGCTTAAAAGCCCGTGGAGTCTGTCCGGTCCATGTCTGAGCTGGATGTGAGTGTGGAGCTGAGCGCGTGCACGAGCGTGTTGTGTTTCTGATGTCCCTAGAGATCAGACAGCGGTAGCGGTGAAGCGCGCACTCACTGACACGCGTCTGACGCTGCAGCTGCAGGTGAACTTGCTGACTGTGGGGTTTTAGCGACACCTGCTGGTTATGTGAATGTACATAAGATaaatatacagccgcggaagaATTAATAGACCGTTTACGACAATTTTAAGTTTTTCACAgatgtcatgtgtcttgtcatgctctCAGTGTTGCTGTTGGATGTCTTTATGCcacttctgaggtttgattttgttgaaatcctCTTGTTGaatggtttcttaatttttgCATGGTAGTATCATGtaaatataggctactgtaGGGTTTATTCCATGATTTTATATTTGACAGTCTGAAGTAATCTTGCCTTCATGTCATATAAAGTTTAGTCTAGAGATGCATTGTATGaatgtataatttttatttttcatttatttttcatctgATCTGTCAAACATGTCACATCATTGACCCATTTGAAGATTTTGTGTCTCAtgtcatgtgtatgtgtataatgACGGatgtaattattaaaatgtattaattatcaaaataattattaaaatcaaaatattgatgGAGCAAATAGGATATGATTATATTTTCCAGAACTCAAAAGCTATATTAAACGTTTCCATTTACAAAATAATCAGtttaaaacatctgaaacaacaatgaaataattggactaataataacaatcagaatttttaaaggaaaatgtattttatttaataagaaatttaatatataataaacatagaCTATGGAAAACATTCAGTTTTCAGTTGCATTAATTTCCTAAAGTCACTATAATATTGACCCTTTATACTCTCTTAATACACAAATCGGGTCTCATTGTGTACCATTCATCATGTTAGTCCCCTGCCCTACACTTTGGCTCCAGTCTGATAAGTGCCGCCCACTTTTTCATGGTCCAATCAACTATTAGACTCATCCTAATTCAACATGACACTTTTTCTTCTTGCATAAGATGCGACACCATTAGTTTCATTCTCCTGGATGTTTTTTTCGTCACAAACGTCTTTCTCCTGCAGGGGACAAGAACAGAAATAATCTTAGAACAAACATTCTGGTTGTTGCTTGTTGGAAAGGCCAAAGTTAAACTGTATCAGTTAACCCTGGTCATGCAGGTTCAGACGGATCTTCATCAATCTCAGAAGAGCATTCTGGGTATAGACACAGCAGACCTTActggtttttctttctttgtctttcacaataaaacattttaccaAGGTTATATATAGAGCCCAGCACCCTTATCTTATTGAAGCAACGGTCCCAACATGAGGTACAATCTGATAAAGCTCCACAAAAGGGGGCAATTTTATTTGACGGGCtgttttcaaaaacacacatgacaacatccattaaacacacacatacacacaagcaTCTGTTTCTCTCACGTCACCCTTACAAATATACAGAATCAGTCCTGCCACAGACCTTGTCAGTTTCTTTCTCCTGATTCCTCTCGTTCTTCTTCTCGGCTTCCAAAATCTCAAAGAACTCTTTTTCTGCACGGGCGAGCAGCTCCTCCGCAGTCTCCTCCCCGTCACCCTCTTTCACTTCGTCCTCTCTGCTCTGTTCGGATCGGCTGCGTTCCTTCAGACGCATCTCTCTGTGTCGGGCTTCCAGAATCTTCTCTCGCTTGGTCTCGCGTTCAAACATCTGCAAACATCATTTATCTGCCAGTTGACTTTTTTATCCTTTGTTGATTTACAGCTTAAAATATTAAAGAGTGAATGTTGTTCAAtgatgtgaatgtgtttgtgtctcACCTCTGAGACCAGGGCTTTCTCGTTCTTCTGTAGTGTACACAGACCTGCAGAAATCTCCAGCATTGTCACGGTTCCCAGCTGAGAGCCGCAGCCCAGGAAACGGCCGTTCTCTTGCACCCGGATGCTGTACAGAGCATCATCACAAACCTGTGAGCAAAACcaaatatacacaaataaacTTTATCAGTTAAATAAGTGATGATGTACAGTCTGTCAGTCATCACATGCTACACAAgctacttaaagggataattctgtcatcttttactcaccctcagattgttccaaacctgtataaatgtctttgttctgctgaacacacaggaagataccTGGAAGGTTGTCAAATCTAACCCCCTATTGAGTCCCATAGTACTTATTTTcgctactatggcagtaaatggtgggtgagatctgacattcctCCAAATTTCTTgctgtgttcagcaaaacaaagcaatgtatacaggtttggaacaatctaaaggtgagtaaaagatgacagatttTGCATgattgggtgaagtatcccttcaacaaaaacataaaaacattcagGTATTAATTTGAAAAGATTGACTTTATTAGAAAACTATGCAGTTCAGCGCTCATTGTACAAAAACTGAGAACACAGtgtccaatcagaatcaagcttTATGCGATCATTTTAAAAGGTACATAGAAATGTTATTTATGAGGAGATATTTGGGACCCACTTTGACACCGAGAGTGGGGTTGTTCTGTTTAAAAAGGATGTCCCACACGTCCAGGGTCCCGTCCATCTTTACTGTGAAGAAGACTGAGGGTCTCACTGGACTCCAGCAGCCATCTAACAGATAGGCCATATGGTACCTGAAGAAATACATCAGAAACACAGCAGTAGTTTGGCATTTACTATGCAATGAAGAAGCCCAAACTCAGCTGATCTAACACTCTTTAACAaacttaaaaagaaaagaaacgtAAAGGTccaagtgtgtaattttttggaggatctattgacagaaatgcaatatactatacataactatgtcttcagaggtgtataaagaccttacataatgaagagttatgtttttattaccttagaatgagctatttctatctacatacaccacgagTCCCCTTAAATAGAATTCGCCATGTTTTTACTGTAGCCCCatacggacaaactgctctacagagcgtgtttcgtaaatacgttctcctttggcaaagaagcaaaaacgtgacgacaaaTTTCGTACCATAgacctttaaaatagattagAAACTTGGAATAAAATAGATTCACAGAGGTTCTTACTTTGTCCACATGATGGAGGACTCTTTGATGTCTTCAGACCAGATGCGAGCGGTCCAGTCACCCACGGTCAGAAAGTTTTTAGGAAAGAACGGGTTCCGTTGGAGGGCATAAATGGGGCCGTGGTGTCCGCCGTATGTGCACACAATCTTTTCCGCTGGAGTTTTTGCTTTGCGATTGCAAGACACTACAAGGCCTTGCTCTGTGCCTACCATGAACTTAGTGGGCTTGTGAAATCACAAACAACAGAGATTTAAGTTCTCAGAAAAGAGCTAATGCTATGAGCCAAGAAatgagaggaaaaaagaaagaaagcttACCATAGTAGTCTCAAACTCCAGCGAGATGGCACCAAGAGCGTTGTCAAGGTTACCCTTCTTACAGGGGTCCAGCACCAGTCTTTCTGTGGGCTCGCTCATCTTTCGAATGTCCCACCACAATACCTGGTGTAATGTTAGAGTATCTTTCGGTATTTAATCATGtgaacacaatatacagtatatattacagGGTTCAGCATCAAATtcattttgaaagtttcagTTTGGTGACAATTCACGACTCGTGTTTGGGTTGTTGTGTTATTGCAAACAGACCTGACCATCTGTAGAAGCGGAAAATGTGTCCATGCCTGTTTTCGACTGTAGCCAGACGACCTTGTAGACAGGATCTCTGTGGCTATGCTCGACGGCAGACATCTCTACTGGCTGGCTCCCTTTGCGTGTGTCCCAATAAGCTGTaaatagaacaaagacatggtgGTAGTACACACATTTTAGAAGTACACAGTCACAAATTTGCTTATTTCTTGCATCCAGAGATGTCATGATGAGACACTAAATACAAAATTCTATTCTATGCATTCAATGTCAAAGTCCATTAGTCCAGCCACAGACTATTAGACCTTGAGCACGTCTGAGTTGAATAAAATAGCCATGTCTGCCTTACATAACACATGCCATTCAGAAAAGGACTAAAGCACTTTTTGCATTAACCATTAATTTGAATGAAGCCAAGCTAACTGCACCACTGAAGTTGCTCAGAAGGTTCTGAGATTTTTCGAAGTCAATTAAATTCAAGCTCAGGTGATGAATCACACATCCATAAAGAACCTCCGGGGCCCGAGGATAAAACTCACCAATCTGTCCATTATAGCCTCCCCCAATGAGGATGTGAGAAT
This genomic window from Triplophysa rosa linkage group LG18, Trosa_1v2, whole genome shotgun sequence contains:
- the dnai2b gene encoding dynein axonemal intermediate chain 2, with amino-acid sequence MEIVYVYTKKRSEFGRQCNFSDRPAELHVDILPDPSLAANFIVRDPCDVAIQCAQDTSEHEVNTERFESESRGINHVEGGWHKDLNPEDMEATIRYRKKVEKDEHYQNTIMQIASLMEHCIKQNNAIDIYQQYFEAEEVFEESDEQPLAKTINVFRDPNEVKRTATSLSWHPDDNRKLAVAYSSLEFQKAPKNMSFDSYIWDIETPNKPEMTLKPVSPLVCLEYNPKDSHILIGGGYNGQIAYWDTRKGSQPVEMSAVEHSHRDPVYKVVWLQSKTGMDTFSASTDGQVLWWDIRKMSEPTERLVLDPCKKGNLDNALGAISLEFETTMPTKFMVGTEQGLVVSCNRKAKTPAEKIVCTYGGHHGPIYALQRNPFFPKNFLTVGDWTARIWSEDIKESSIMWTKYHMAYLLDGCWSPVRPSVFFTVKMDGTLDVWDILFKQNNPTLGVKVCDDALYSIRVQENGRFLGCGSQLGTVTMLEISAGLCTLQKNEKALVSEMFERETKREKILEARHREMRLKERSRSEQSREDEVKEGDGEETAEELLARAEKEFFEILEAEKKNERNQEKETDKEKDVCDEKNIQENETNGVASYARRKSVMLN